A genome region from Nocardioides cynanchi includes the following:
- a CDS encoding bleomycin resistance protein: MTAPRPYRLGRAAPTVPTRDLTAALGFYVGVLGMAETFRNGDPVGFVIVERDDAEIHLTLQPGHRATTANVLHLMVDDADALHERVTAAGVRIVKGIRDADYAMRTFVMADPDGNRIDVGQDL, encoded by the coding sequence ATGACCGCACCCCGCCCCTACCGCCTCGGCCGGGCCGCACCGACGGTGCCGACCCGGGACCTGACCGCCGCGCTCGGCTTCTACGTCGGGGTGCTCGGGATGGCCGAGACCTTCCGCAACGGCGACCCCGTGGGCTTCGTCATCGTCGAGCGTGACGACGCCGAGATCCACCTGACCCTCCAGCCCGGGCACCGGGCGACCACCGCCAACGTGCTGCACCTGATGGTCGACGACGCCGACGCGCTGCACGAGCGGGTCACCGCAGCGGGGGTGCGGATCGTCAAGGGCATCCGGGACGCCGACTATGCGATGCGGACCTTCGTGATGGCCGACCCCGACGGCAACCGGATCGACGTCGGCCAGGACCTCTGA
- a CDS encoding GNAT family N-acetyltransferase, with the protein MQSLTAWTTLVARAGGRLVGACRGRLEGEVWDIGRVMVAPDLQGRGLGRHLLELAEQAAPAGATSYQLFTGAGSTRNIALYKKAGYRLRGPAPGAAGAVLMTKPRHG; encoded by the coding sequence GTGCAGAGCCTCACGGCGTGGACGACGCTGGTCGCCCGGGCCGGCGGTCGGCTCGTCGGCGCCTGCCGGGGCCGGCTCGAGGGCGAGGTCTGGGACATCGGACGCGTGATGGTCGCACCCGACCTCCAGGGCCGGGGCCTCGGCCGCCATCTGCTCGAGCTCGCAGAGCAGGCGGCGCCGGCCGGCGCCACGTCGTACCAGCTGTTCACCGGTGCCGGCAGCACCCGCAACATCGCGCTGTACAAGAAGGCCGGCTACCGCCTGCGCGGGCCGGCCCCGGGCGCCGCCGGCGCGGTGCTGATGACCAAGCCGCGCCACGGCTGA